In Methanocorpusculum sp., a genomic segment contains:
- a CDS encoding ACT domain-containing protein, producing MNKTIITVVGKDAVGIIAKVCTYLSNNQINVEDISQTIVQGYFNMMMIVDTSKSAVSFGDMARELEQIGVETGVHIRCQREEIFEKMHRI from the coding sequence ATGAACAAAACCATTATCACCGTCGTTGGAAAAGATGCCGTCGGCATCATTGCAAAAGTATGCACATATCTGTCAAACAATCAGATTAACGTCGAAGACATATCCCAGACCATTGTGCAGGGATACTTCAATATGATGATGATCGTTGATACGAGTAAATCTGCGGTATCGTTCGGCGACATGGCACGCGAACTTGAGCAGATCGGAGTCGAGACCGGAGTCCACATCAGATGCCAGCGCGAAGAAATCTTTGAAAAAATGCACCGGATTTAA
- a CDS encoding radical SAM protein, translating to MSELMRKIELATSSQFFDQTGRNEGKIHQCTPMRILLEGTCSFDCAYCQVCTKRTGIHFTPEELAHGFLELHRQGKVGGLLLSTGIPRGDIDLGMEKLTETAKIIRSSGYNGYLHLKVLPGASRTDIVEMAKYATRLSINLEAPGSSYLSELATVKDYASDLLTRHKWLAEIMPGKHSTQFVLGAAGETDADLFKTVMTSYEKYNPARVYYSAFYAVAGTPLENHDNTALWRANRWYQVDALLRLYGYDRAETSPVFDENGMLMNTDPKILLAKNLPEVDPATAEFSELLRVPGIGPVSAGAILKTREGKNITNPDVLRECGVIMKRAMPYLSLGKYKQTTLASWG from the coding sequence ATGTCGGAACTCATGCGAAAGATTGAGCTGGCAACCAGCTCGCAATTCTTCGATCAGACGGGACGAAACGAAGGAAAAATCCATCAATGCACCCCGATGCGTATCCTTCTCGAAGGCACCTGCTCTTTTGACTGTGCCTACTGTCAGGTCTGCACCAAAAGGACCGGCATCCACTTCACTCCCGAAGAACTTGCCCACGGCTTTCTCGAACTCCACCGTCAGGGAAAAGTCGGCGGTCTCCTTTTAAGCACTGGGATCCCCCGCGGAGACATTGACCTCGGCATGGAAAAACTCACCGAGACCGCAAAAATCATCCGGAGTTCAGGATACAACGGATACCTTCATCTCAAGGTCCTTCCAGGTGCTAGCCGCACCGACATCGTCGAAATGGCAAAATATGCCACCCGACTCAGCATCAATCTCGAAGCTCCCGGTTCATCTTATCTTTCCGAACTTGCCACCGTCAAAGATTATGCATCCGATCTCCTGACCCGGCATAAATGGCTTGCCGAGATCATGCCCGGCAAACACTCCACCCAGTTTGTCCTCGGAGCCGCCGGAGAAACCGACGCGGATCTCTTCAAGACGGTCATGACCAGTTATGAAAAGTACAACCCTGCAAGGGTCTACTACTCTGCATTCTACGCTGTAGCCGGCACACCTCTTGAAAATCATGACAACACCGCTCTCTGGCGTGCAAACAGATGGTATCAGGTCGACGCCCTCCTCAGACTCTACGGATATGACAGAGCCGAGACATCTCCAGTCTTCGACGAAAACGGCATGCTCATGAACACCGATCCCAAAATACTTCTCGCAAAAAATCTTCCTGAAGTGGACCCGGCAACCGCAGAGTTCTCGGAACTTTTGCGTGTGCCGGGCATCGGTCCCGTGAGTGCCGGTGCGATTCTCAAAACGCGGGAGGGAAAGAATATCACAAACCCGGACGTGCTCCGTGAATGCGGTGTAATCATGAAACGGGCGATGCCGTATTTATCGCTCGGAAAATATAAGCAGACGACACTTGCCTCATGGGGATGA